One Bacillus sp. FJAT-52991 genomic region harbors:
- a CDS encoding DNRLRE domain-containing protein: MKKYISLLIAIMMFFSLLPPLIPVQAKPKEKDRDIIPSIQKEMEVIDERTANSQTFIQEDGLYRMEISPEPIHVQDKKTKEWEPIDNKLSKKDNGRFHNKKNEFDASFAPKAENGDSLVSIEQQGKSLDIVNVDQNGQSTASVMATVEDNQVTYKEVYSNTDLTYTVGNSSIKEDIILKQKPSNADPLEYSFQFKIKGLTLEKTEDGYLYLLDSTSKERLFAIEKPFMMDSATPEGFTSRMEHPMPEGSLSDQVEMEAIQKGNKLHITLKPNMEWLNSSERVYPVIIDPTVKVYQPKNDLNDTTIRSAFPNQTGGADLEMGAGFHSTSNNLVRSLLQFDMGTLPRGAKIMNAQLNLRLSSVWNDTASSIGLYEMNSAWEENRATWQRRTQSALWTNKGGDFNSTLLSSQTIGALDTTAAEPQLFKWTIKPEIIQKWMNDPSKNLGLILKATNENAATYKKFYSGDYSGKLQYSPKLTITYYPVSRLGLESYWSYSEHALSDGQGHVNLGTGNLVLDFTDFSVTGRGNSGFSFARTYNSKAVEDSPVGYGWSFTGSETMAEFPNGDVLYTDADGTAHTFAYDTSTKTFKAPAGLYLKLVKANTDAFVLTDFNGNRVVFRDLIKNPEQQGRIYPIDYEEDRNKNKITYQREADGTLTGITDATDRKLTLTYQNGRIQSGTFEGVKKFAYTYDTAGRLKTSTIYKDATTGSTTTYNYNTDGQLINIVDANNQTTHYLYNTGFLEQVKQPMISDVDSNITYKYDIYNLTASEFDAYGKETKYKLNDNYIITSITDPMGFVSSFTYDENYNLLTEKDPKGNITVNTYDAKGNVETTTDPLDNKVSYTYNNFSQPLTVTDADGTMTYEYNAYGDVIKEINPLNEVTIFDYYEPYGNLKSMTPPGGIPETYEYDAMQNYPKKFTDALGRKTSIVNDKYGNAKEVTDPKGNKVSFDYDEQEQLKSAVDEKGQETSYEYDNNGNLTTIKNPRGYTTTLRYNSQNQFISRKEPLGQTTTYGYDAIGNMTTEKKPDGNTVIKTDYDANSRPTDIFINGYLKWHYDYDKNGNTTAVQNGENNDTSTFTYDKADKLKTASNGKQVVEYGYSPTETLTDIKGTSNGSSFAQKFAFDDADQLKNWYRNGGIQGAYEYYPTGEPQQRRYVNGIHTNYTYDDAQQMKTLKVTKGTTVLLDESLGYDLNGNVNSVTSSTGNKAFAYDKTNQLESQTISSAQLTESYTYDAVGNRKTKTTVKDGKTTDTTYEYDANNRLTSVNGQTYSYDANGNRTKDNKYTYVYNKFDQVTSIKTNAGTTVATFTYDDQGRRTSKTVDGKTTYYHYDQGINVLFETDSNGTITSEYIYDPDGMPLVMTKGGQNYYYTYNSLKEITGLTNTSGTVVASYSYDAWGNILSESGAMAKENPIRYKGYRYDDETDLYYLIARYYQPTEGVFLTVDPEGGDTDDPKTQNGYAYASSNPVMMTDPDGNYAWLVINAGFAAYSGYKAYKSGKGWKGVAGAAAMGAIGGGKFKVAKAGIKITKKKPFQVHHFATNKSKRYTKKFQKIANKYDLDLDAGWNKKRMRHQGRHPNAYHDYMLRNMKKLDKYAKGNKQDFQRGYRSLRKHVQKNPEMLYSNYWKKRR, encoded by the coding sequence ATGAAAAAATACATTTCTTTGCTTATAGCCATTATGATGTTCTTTAGCCTGCTACCACCACTTATTCCAGTTCAGGCTAAACCGAAAGAAAAGGATCGGGATATTATCCCTTCCATTCAAAAAGAAATGGAAGTCATTGACGAGCGGACAGCCAATTCCCAAACGTTTATACAGGAAGATGGTTTATACCGGATGGAGATTTCCCCGGAACCGATCCATGTCCAAGATAAAAAGACAAAAGAATGGGAACCGATTGATAACAAACTGAGTAAGAAAGACAATGGTCGCTTCCATAATAAGAAAAATGAGTTCGATGCTTCTTTCGCACCGAAAGCGGAAAATGGGGACTCTTTAGTTTCTATTGAGCAACAAGGAAAGTCATTAGATATTGTAAACGTAGATCAAAATGGACAGTCAACGGCTAGTGTAATGGCTACGGTAGAAGACAATCAAGTGACTTACAAAGAGGTCTATTCAAATACAGACCTAACTTATACAGTCGGCAACAGTTCGATTAAAGAAGACATCATTTTAAAACAAAAGCCAAGCAATGCAGATCCGTTAGAATATTCATTCCAATTTAAAATCAAAGGATTGACGCTTGAAAAAACGGAAGATGGTTACCTATATCTGTTAGATTCCACTTCAAAAGAAAGACTTTTTGCCATTGAAAAACCATTTATGATGGATTCAGCCACTCCTGAAGGATTTACCTCTCGTATGGAGCACCCAATGCCAGAAGGTTCTTTAAGTGATCAGGTGGAAATGGAAGCTATTCAAAAAGGTAATAAGTTACATATTACGCTGAAACCTAATATGGAGTGGTTAAACTCTTCTGAACGAGTATATCCTGTTATCATTGATCCAACAGTCAAAGTATACCAACCGAAAAATGATTTAAATGATACAACGATCCGCAGTGCGTTCCCGAATCAAACAGGTGGAGCCGATTTAGAAATGGGAGCCGGCTTTCATAGTACGTCTAATAATCTTGTTCGGTCACTCCTTCAATTTGATATGGGCACATTGCCTAGAGGCGCAAAGATTATGAATGCCCAGCTAAATCTTCGGCTGTCTTCTGTGTGGAACGATACAGCGTCCAGCATTGGCTTATATGAAATGAACAGTGCCTGGGAAGAAAATCGCGCAACATGGCAGCGCCGAACACAAAGTGCTCTTTGGACAAATAAAGGTGGCGATTTTAATTCAACCCTTCTTTCATCTCAAACGATTGGAGCGCTAGATACAACAGCCGCAGAACCTCAATTATTTAAATGGACTATTAAACCGGAAATTATTCAAAAATGGATGAATGATCCTTCTAAAAATTTAGGGCTGATACTTAAGGCAACAAACGAAAATGCGGCTACTTACAAGAAATTTTATTCGGGGGATTATTCAGGAAAACTGCAGTATTCACCTAAGTTGACAATCACCTATTATCCTGTTAGCCGTCTAGGGTTAGAAAGTTATTGGTCTTATTCAGAACATGCATTGTCAGATGGGCAAGGACACGTGAATTTAGGTACTGGAAACTTAGTATTAGATTTTACCGATTTTTCAGTAACGGGAAGAGGAAATTCTGGATTTTCTTTTGCTCGCACCTATAACTCTAAAGCAGTAGAAGACTCACCAGTAGGATATGGCTGGTCATTTACTGGAAGCGAAACGATGGCTGAATTTCCAAATGGCGATGTTCTTTATACAGATGCAGATGGGACAGCCCATACATTTGCGTATGATACTTCGACTAAAACTTTTAAGGCACCAGCTGGTTTATATCTAAAGTTGGTTAAAGCGAATACAGATGCCTTTGTATTAACGGATTTCAATGGGAATAGAGTGGTTTTCCGTGACCTCATTAAAAATCCTGAGCAGCAAGGGAGAATTTATCCAATTGATTATGAAGAAGATCGAAATAAAAACAAAATTACGTATCAGCGTGAGGCAGATGGGACACTGACGGGTATTACTGATGCAACTGATCGTAAACTTACATTAACATACCAAAATGGGCGCATCCAATCTGGAACATTCGAAGGTGTGAAAAAATTTGCTTATACGTATGACACAGCTGGCCGTTTGAAAACATCTACAATTTATAAAGATGCGACTACGGGTTCAACTACTACTTATAACTACAATACTGACGGGCAACTCATTAATATTGTTGATGCCAATAACCAGACGACTCATTATCTATATAACACCGGCTTCTTAGAACAGGTAAAACAACCGATGATTTCAGATGTAGATTCAAATATTACCTATAAATATGATATATATAATTTGACAGCCAGTGAATTTGATGCCTATGGAAAAGAAACAAAATATAAACTTAATGATAATTATATTATTACTTCCATTACTGATCCAATGGGGTTTGTCTCTTCTTTCACCTATGATGAGAATTACAACTTATTAACTGAAAAGGATCCGAAAGGCAATATAACAGTTAATACGTATGATGCTAAAGGGAATGTAGAAACAACAACAGATCCGTTAGATAATAAAGTTTCTTATACCTACAATAACTTCAGTCAGCCACTTACAGTGACGGATGCAGATGGCACGATGACTTACGAATATAATGCTTACGGCGATGTCATTAAAGAAATTAATCCTTTGAATGAAGTCACTATTTTTGATTATTATGAGCCTTACGGCAATTTAAAAAGCATGACTCCGCCTGGCGGTATCCCTGAAACATATGAATACGATGCCATGCAGAACTATCCGAAAAAATTTACGGATGCACTTGGTCGAAAAACATCTATTGTCAATGACAAATACGGAAATGCCAAAGAGGTCACAGATCCCAAAGGAAATAAAGTATCTTTTGATTATGATGAACAGGAACAACTGAAGTCAGCAGTCGATGAAAAAGGTCAAGAGACTTCATATGAATATGACAATAATGGGAATTTAACTACTATAAAAAATCCTAGAGGTTACACAACGACACTTAGGTATAATAGCCAAAACCAGTTTATCTCTCGGAAAGAACCACTTGGCCAGACTACGACATATGGTTATGACGCTATCGGCAACATGACGACAGAAAAAAAACCAGACGGAAATACGGTTATCAAAACCGATTATGATGCGAACAGTCGTCCGACAGATATTTTTATCAATGGTTATTTAAAATGGCACTATGATTATGATAAAAACGGCAACACAACAGCTGTGCAAAATGGAGAGAACAATGATACTTCCACGTTTACCTATGATAAAGCAGACAAGTTGAAAACAGCTTCTAACGGTAAACAGGTTGTTGAGTACGGTTACTCACCAACGGAGACGTTAACAGACATTAAAGGAACCTCAAATGGTAGCTCATTTGCTCAGAAATTTGCGTTTGACGATGCAGACCAGCTAAAAAACTGGTACCGAAATGGGGGTATACAGGGAGCATATGAATACTATCCAACAGGCGAGCCACAACAGCGCCGATATGTGAACGGTATTCACACTAACTATACGTATGACGACGCCCAGCAAATGAAAACGCTAAAAGTGACTAAAGGTACAACCGTCTTATTGGACGAATCCCTAGGCTATGACCTGAACGGAAATGTCAACTCGGTCACTAGTTCAACTGGCAACAAAGCTTTTGCGTACGATAAAACCAATCAACTAGAATCACAAACTATTTCTTCTGCCCAGTTAACCGAATCCTACACTTACGATGCCGTTGGAAATCGCAAAACCAAAACAACCGTCAAAGATGGAAAAACGACTGACACAACGTACGAATATGATGCCAACAACCGTCTAACATCTGTAAATGGACAAACCTATTCATACGATGCTAACGGCAATCGGACAAAAGACAATAAGTACACATACGTGTATAATAAATTTGATCAGGTGACCTCCATCAAAACCAATGCTGGAACCACCGTCGCCACCTTCACATACGATGACCAAGGGCGCCGTACAAGTAAAACCGTTGATGGAAAGACTACCTACTACCACTATGATCAAGGAATCAACGTCCTATTTGAAACAGACAGTAATGGTACAATCACATCTGAATACATCTATGATCCAGATGGTATGCCGCTTGTGATGACTAAAGGTGGTCAAAATTATTATTATACGTATAACAGCTTGAAAGAAATTACAGGGCTGACGAACACATCCGGTACAGTCGTTGCTTCTTACTCCTACGATGCGTGGGGAAACATTCTTTCCGAAAGTGGTGCAATGGCAAAGGAAAACCCAATCCGTTACAAAGGCTATCGTTATGATGATGAGACTGATTTGTATTACCTGATTGCACGCTATTATCAGCCAACAGAAGGAGTTTTCCTCACAGTGGATCCAGAGGGTGGAGACACAGACGATCCGAAGACACAAAATGGATACGCTTATGCTAGTAGTAACCCAGTTATGATGACTGATCCGGATGGGAATTATGCATGGCTTGTAATTAATGCTGGCTTTGCAGCTTATAGTGGTTATAAAGCTTATAAGAGTGGGAAAGGCTGGAAAGGTGTTGCTGGAGCAGCAGCAATGGGCGCTATTGGTGGAGGCAAGTTCAAAGTTGCTAAAGCAGGTATAAAAATCACAAAGAAAAAACCATTTCAAGTACACCACTTTGCCACTAATAAAAGTAAGAGGTATACAAAAAAGTTTCAAAAAATAGCTAATAAATACGATTTAGATTTGGATGCTGGTTGGAATAAAAAGCGAATGAGACACCAAGGAAGACATCCTAACGCTTACCACGATTATATGCTACGAAATATGAAGAAGTTAGATAAGTATGCCAAAGGAAATAAACAAGATTTCCAAAGAGGTTACCGAAGCTTACGTAAACATGTGCAAAAAAATCCCGAAATGTTATACTCTAATTATTGGAAAAAAAGGAGATAG
- a CDS encoding amino acid permease — translation MSLFRKKSISDLIAQSEVSGKALKKDLGPFDLTMLGIGAIIGTGIFVLTGVAAAEHAGPALILSFILSGLACVFAALCYSEFASTVPVSGSAYTYSYAAFGELMAWILGWALILEYGVASSAVAAGWSGYFQGLLSGFGIKIPTALSSAYNPEAGTYIDLPAIIIVLLITILLTNGVKKSARFNTVMVLIKVSVILLFIVVGAFYVKPSNWTPFMPFGFSGVATGAATVFFAYIGFDAVSTAAEEVRNPQRTMPIGIIVSLAVCTLLYIIVSAILTGIVPYTELNVKNPVAFALQYIHQDWIAGLISLGAIAGITTVLLVMVYGQTRLFYAMSRDGLLPKAFSKVNERTNTPVINTWITAAMVAFFAGVLPLNKLAELTNIGTLFAFIVVSAGVIVLRKTQPNLKRGFKVPLVPLLPVLAVLFCGYLTLQLPLSTWIGFTVWLVFGLIVYFTYGYRHSLLRKQ, via the coding sequence ATGAGTTTATTTAGGAAGAAGTCCATTTCAGACTTAATTGCTCAGTCGGAGGTTTCTGGAAAAGCATTAAAGAAGGATCTTGGTCCCTTTGATTTAACTATGCTTGGAATCGGAGCCATTATTGGAACAGGGATTTTCGTCTTAACAGGTGTTGCTGCTGCCGAGCATGCAGGACCAGCGCTTATTTTATCGTTTATTCTATCCGGATTGGCCTGTGTATTTGCAGCTTTATGTTATTCTGAATTTGCTTCAACTGTTCCAGTGTCAGGAAGTGCCTATACTTACAGTTATGCGGCTTTTGGTGAACTGATGGCTTGGATTCTTGGTTGGGCGCTTATTTTAGAATATGGGGTCGCCTCATCGGCCGTAGCCGCTGGGTGGTCGGGATATTTCCAAGGGTTGTTATCTGGGTTTGGCATTAAAATTCCAACGGCGTTATCTAGCGCCTATAACCCGGAAGCGGGTACTTATATCGATCTGCCTGCTATTATTATCGTATTGCTTATTACCATTTTATTAACGAATGGTGTTAAAAAGTCAGCACGTTTTAATACTGTTATGGTGTTAATTAAAGTAAGCGTTATCTTATTGTTTATCGTCGTCGGGGCTTTTTATGTAAAACCGTCAAACTGGACGCCATTTATGCCATTTGGGTTTAGTGGTGTCGCAACAGGTGCAGCAACGGTCTTCTTTGCCTATATTGGTTTTGATGCTGTATCAACAGCTGCAGAAGAAGTGAGAAACCCACAACGTACGATGCCAATTGGGATAATTGTTTCCTTAGCTGTGTGTACTTTGTTATATATTATCGTTTCTGCTATTCTCACTGGAATCGTGCCTTATACAGAGCTTAATGTCAAAAATCCAGTGGCTTTTGCGTTACAATACATTCACCAAGATTGGATTGCTGGATTAATTTCTTTAGGAGCGATCGCCGGTATTACGACAGTATTGCTTGTGATGGTATATGGACAAACTCGCTTGTTCTACGCAATGAGCCGTGACGGCCTGCTTCCAAAAGCATTTTCAAAAGTAAATGAAAGAACAAACACACCAGTCATCAATACTTGGATTACAGCGGCTATGGTTGCCTTCTTTGCAGGTGTACTTCCATTAAACAAGCTAGCAGAATTAACAAATATCGGGACTTTGTTTGCATTTATCGTCGTCTCAGCGGGTGTTATTGTCCTTCGTAAAACACAGCCTAATTTAAAAAGAGGCTTTAAAGTACCGCTAGTCCCATTACTGCCTGTTCTTGCCGTACTGTTTTGTGGATATTTAACACTTCAGCTTCCACTGTCTACTTGGATCGGATTTACTGTATGGTTAGTATTTGGTTTAATCGTATATTTCACTTATGGATACAGACATAGTCTATTAAGAAAACAATAA